Proteins co-encoded in one Opitutus terrae PB90-1 genomic window:
- a CDS encoding NAD-dependent epimerase/dehydratase family protein — MKLLITGVCGFVGSTLARALSEAGGYEIVGLDNFIRPGSETNRDALKRLGVKLHHADLRAASDLEALPAVDWVVDAAANPSVLAGVDRRTSSRQLVEHNLVGTVNMLEFCKQHRAGFVLLSTSRVYSIPPLASLATDVIDGAFHPATGDRPTGLTGAGVNETFSTAAPVSLYGATKLASEALALEYGETFDLRVFINRCGVLAGAGQFGRADQGIFAFWLNSHLRRRPLSYIGFGGHGYQVRDCLHPRDLAPLLAKQFIAPKLSAADRLVNVSGGVASARSLRQLTAWCDAQFGPHPVAADHTPRPFDIPWIVLDHAKATRLWHWQPQTPVAAILEEIAAHARAHTDWLDISAPL, encoded by the coding sequence ATGAAACTCCTGATCACCGGCGTGTGCGGCTTTGTCGGCAGCACGCTGGCGCGCGCGCTCAGCGAAGCGGGCGGCTATGAAATCGTCGGTCTCGACAATTTCATCCGGCCCGGCAGCGAGACCAATCGCGACGCGCTGAAGCGGCTAGGCGTGAAGTTGCACCACGCCGATCTTCGCGCTGCCAGCGATCTCGAAGCGCTCCCGGCCGTCGACTGGGTCGTCGACGCCGCCGCCAATCCGAGTGTGCTCGCCGGCGTGGATCGCCGCACCAGCTCCCGCCAACTCGTGGAGCACAATCTCGTCGGCACGGTGAACATGCTCGAGTTCTGCAAGCAGCACCGCGCCGGCTTCGTGCTGCTGAGCACGAGCCGCGTGTATTCGATTCCTCCGCTGGCCAGCCTTGCGACCGATGTGATCGACGGCGCATTCCACCCCGCGACCGGCGATCGGCCCACGGGTCTCACCGGCGCCGGCGTGAACGAAACATTTTCGACCGCCGCGCCGGTGTCGCTCTACGGCGCCACCAAGCTCGCCTCCGAAGCGCTCGCGCTCGAATACGGCGAGACGTTCGACCTCCGAGTCTTCATCAACCGCTGCGGCGTGCTCGCGGGCGCCGGCCAGTTTGGCCGCGCCGATCAGGGGATCTTCGCCTTCTGGCTCAACAGCCATCTCCGCCGCCGTCCACTGAGCTACATCGGATTCGGCGGCCACGGCTATCAGGTACGCGATTGTCTGCACCCGCGCGATCTCGCGCCGCTGCTCGCAAAACAGTTCATCGCGCCCAAGCTCTCCGCAGCCGACCGGCTCGTGAATGTCTCCGGCGGCGTCGCGTCCGCGAGGTCGCTGCGTCAGCTCACCGCCTGGTGTGATGCGCAATTCGGGCCGCATCCGGTCGCCGCTGATCACACGCCGCGGCCATTCGACATTCCGTGGATCGTGCTCGATCACGCCAAAGCCACGCGGCTGTGGCACTGGCAACCGCAGACGCCGGTCGCAGCCATCCTCGAGGAGATTGCCGCGCACGCCCGCGCCCACACCGACTGGCTGGACATCTCGGCCCCGCTCTGA
- a CDS encoding matrixin family metalloprotease, whose amino-acid sequence MNRPFSFRTPLNVTYWVTFGGGCLRRAILALAIASTVQAYMISGTSWPSGDIPLQLQLGAPAAPLLDGSTHWDDVAISALNRWNEILGRARFSGVKNSNAGRDYPNVFNNVFFSSTVYGDDWGDRVLAITLRRSRGSNTAEADVLVNSKESWNSYRGSLRSSVRDLERVLAHEFGHVLGLGHPDEAKPAQSVAAVMNSHVSNVYTLQPDDVAGANALYASGIGAPVATGSLTDQTITAGSPLTLTFAASGTNVTYDWTFAPSTNATQRELLDGDGERWSAASFSLFSAQPSDSGTYSVLARNAAGASTVSTARVTVTPVSMANAMLANLSARGRAGTGSETFIVGFVVTGKTPKPVLVRAIGPTLSGQGIQHPLADPRLTLFRTVDGASSTVDANDNWSADAATAANLRAAAQRLGAFALPDGSTDAALLVTLEPGVYSAHVDSQGGAAGITLVEVYDADQQLSDSLTHKLVNVSTRSFAGAGEEQLIAGFVVGGTSPKQVLLRAVGPGLKSRGVTDVNTDPNLTLFRGTNAIADNDDWAYSNQTDLLPAVFTRVGTSQLDPDSYDSALLITLPPGVYTASAAGRSGETGVVLLEVFEVAE is encoded by the coding sequence ATGAACCGGCCTTTCTCTTTCCGCACTCCGCTCAATGTAACGTATTGGGTCACATTCGGCGGAGGCTGCCTCCGCCGCGCGATCCTCGCCCTCGCCATCGCATCCACGGTGCAGGCCTACATGATCTCCGGAACGTCATGGCCCAGCGGCGACATTCCCCTTCAACTCCAGCTCGGCGCACCCGCGGCTCCGTTGCTCGACGGTTCGACCCACTGGGATGACGTGGCGATTTCCGCCCTGAACCGCTGGAACGAAATCCTCGGCCGCGCGCGCTTCTCCGGTGTGAAGAACTCCAACGCCGGGCGCGATTACCCGAACGTCTTCAACAACGTCTTCTTCAGCTCAACCGTCTACGGCGACGACTGGGGCGATCGCGTTCTCGCGATCACCCTTCGTCGTTCCCGCGGCTCCAATACGGCCGAAGCCGACGTGCTCGTAAACTCGAAGGAAAGCTGGAACTCCTATCGCGGCAGCCTGCGCTCCAGTGTCCGCGATCTCGAACGGGTGCTGGCGCATGAGTTCGGCCACGTACTCGGGCTCGGCCATCCGGACGAGGCGAAGCCCGCCCAATCTGTCGCGGCCGTGATGAACAGCCACGTGAGCAACGTCTACACGCTGCAGCCCGACGACGTCGCCGGCGCAAATGCTCTTTACGCCTCGGGCATCGGCGCCCCCGTCGCCACCGGTTCGCTGACCGACCAGACCATCACCGCCGGCTCGCCGCTCACACTCACGTTCGCCGCGTCCGGCACCAACGTGACCTACGATTGGACGTTCGCGCCCTCCACCAACGCCACGCAGCGCGAGCTGCTCGACGGCGACGGCGAGCGCTGGAGCGCCGCGTCGTTTTCCCTTTTCTCCGCGCAGCCCTCCGATAGCGGCACCTATTCCGTGCTCGCCCGGAACGCCGCGGGCGCCTCCACCGTCTCGACCGCACGCGTGACCGTCACGCCGGTGAGCATGGCCAACGCCATGCTCGCCAACCTCTCGGCACGCGGACGCGCCGGCACCGGCAGCGAGACGTTCATCGTCGGCTTCGTGGTGACCGGCAAGACCCCCAAACCCGTCCTCGTGCGCGCGATCGGCCCCACGCTCTCCGGTCAGGGCATTCAGCATCCGCTGGCCGATCCACGGCTCACGTTGTTTCGCACGGTCGATGGCGCGTCCAGCACCGTGGACGCGAACGATAACTGGTCCGCCGACGCCGCGACCGCCGCAAATTTGCGCGCCGCCGCGCAACGGCTCGGCGCCTTCGCGTTGCCGGATGGCAGCACCGACGCCGCCTTGCTCGTCACGCTCGAGCCCGGCGTCTACTCCGCGCATGTCGACAGCCAGGGAGGCGCCGCCGGGATCACGCTCGTGGAGGTGTACGATGCCGATCAGCAGCTGAGTGATTCTCTGACGCACAAACTGGTCAACGTCTCCACCCGCAGTTTCGCCGGCGCCGGCGAGGAGCAGTTGATTGCCGGCTTCGTGGTCGGCGGCACGTCGCCGAAACAAGTTTTGCTTCGCGCCGTCGGCCCCGGCCTGAAGTCGCGCGGCGTCACCGACGTCAACACGGATCCGAACCTGACGCTCTTCCGCGGGACGAACGCGATCGCGGACAACGACGACTGGGCTTATTCGAACCAGACGGATCTGTTGCCCGCCGTTTTCACCCGCGTCGGCACCTCGCAACTCGATCCCGACAGCTACGACAGCGCGCTGCTCATCACGCTGCCGCCCGGCGTCTACACCGCGAGCGCCGCCGGCCGTTCGGGCGAAACCGGCGTCGTGTTGCTCGAGGTCTTCGAAGTCGCCGAATAG